Below is a genomic region from Hypanus sabinus isolate sHypSab1 unplaced genomic scaffold, sHypSab1.hap1 scaffold_2026, whole genome shotgun sequence.
TTTAATCCTGTTTAAACCAATGCGCATGCGTGGGCGGCACAGCCAATCGTGAACATTGCGCATGCGCTCAGCAGACGAGAGGCTCTCGGGGATCGGACGCAGGTAGGAGCGGGGCCGCGGGTGGGAGCTTAATCACCGGCGTCTGAACCGCGATTAAAGGAAAATTACCATGAGCTCCGTCCACACTGGTCCCGCACCTCAGGACAATCCCGGTCCTTTCCGTCTCTCTCAGTCCCACGATTTACCCGAGTCACGGGGAGTTTACGGCGGTTGAGAGCTGGCGGCGCCGCCATTTCTCCGGCGCATGCGCATCGCTGGGTCCTTGGATGGCTGATGGACAGGTTTCTCCGCCGTGCTGTCTTCTGGGTAAGGAGGCAGCCATGGTTGACAGGCCAGCGTTGTCCCCATAGAGATTGTCCCTAACGCAGCGACTTCCAGCCATGTAAATCCGAGGATCAGTACCTCGGAACAAAAATATAGTGTCCGGTTACTCTCAGATAAAGAGTCTACCTCCCAGTCGGTGAGAATGTCAATTACTATTGTATAGCATAAAAAAAATCCTCCGGTCAGCTTTAGTTCTCTCTGGGTAAATAACGATATGAAACACCTTTGTCCTCGATGACAGGTGAcctgtagctttcacatcacaaaagtgCCACACTCCAATGAGAGTAACTACTGCCCACCCCTTCAtagtcattggcattgccatcgatGGGTTCATCACTGTCACTCAGCTGGGGGGAGGGGATCCCAGTAATTAGAAAATCTCCAGGATCAGACATGTAGTAACAAGTTCACTTTGTCGTGTTGTGGAACATgaacttgaaataataccaaaggacagagacagactgagccaagtcatAGGTTGATTGAAGGCAGAAGTAGAGCCCTTTCTCATACAGACAGGAATACAGTCAGAGATTTTGTTGGTCAGTCAGGAGGCTTGATCCATGCCTTGTTAGAAGATGGGGAGTTCACATATAAACACAGAAACATAAGTCTGCaattcattacaggcccttcggatgACAACCTCATGccgaccatataacctactctagaatctgCCAAGAGTTTCACTACCAAATATCCCTCTATTATTCCCAGCTCCACGTACCTactgaacagtgtctgaaaagacccttattgtatccacctttaccaccgtcgctggcagtgcattgcacgtacctaccgaacagtgtctgaaaagacccttattgtatccaccttttccaccgtcgctggcggtgcattccatgtacctgccactctctgtgtgaaaagagaGTGAAAAAAAAAGCTTATCTCTggtatcccccttgtacctacttccaagcaccttaaaactatgccccctcatgttggctcgttcagccctggggagaaacctctggctatccacacgatcaatgcctctcatcatcttatacaactctctcaggtcacctctcatcttccatcgctccaaagTTTACTCAGCCTACTCTTGTAAGgcgtgctctccaatccaagcaacatccttgtcaaactcctctgcaccctatttaGAGTGTTTTTTCCTGTtgtgaggtgatcagaattgaacacagtgctaaaaGTAGGGCCTAACGAAGGCCTTTTATATCTGTAGTAGTACCTCACCacttttgaactcagtcccatgtctgatgaaggccttcttaaaaacattgtccagctgcgtagcagctttgcatGAACTATTGACATAGATCCCACGATCTCGCtgctcctccaaactgccaagagtcctatcattaatattgtattctgtcttcaaattggacctaccgaaatgaaccaccaggttgaactccatctgcttccCACAGTCACCTGTGGTATATCTCAACATGAGATGAACTGGGTGATATTCTGATGCCAGAGCTCACATTGAGAgatgatcttatagaaacatgcaaAATTATGATTCAGATAGTTAAGGTAGAggtagaaaagttgtttccactggtagttgagagtagaactagaggacatcacTTTAACATTCGGGGCAtttgggatggagatgaagatTTCCCCCAAGAGTTGGGAATCTATAgatttctctgcccaatgaagcagtggaggctacctcagtaaatgcaTTTGAGACGAGGTTGGatagatgtttgcaaagaaggGGAATGAAGGgcgatggggaaaaggcaggttggtgGAGACGGGCCAGATGATGTTCTCCTACTCCTTTTCCTTATGTTCTCACCACAGACTAAAATCTCACCTGAAAAACTGTCCTTCACCTATTGATGTCCTTTCAAATATTTTTACAGGTTTGAAATGGCAGAACACTTGTGCATGGGCTGTCTATTTACGGATATATAAGGATTGGCCAAATATTTTCTTTGCAAGACCGACACATCTATTGTCAATCCTTGGAGATGAAGAATTATCCCATCCCAGCTGGAAATGTGTTTTGTGtctgaaatgaagttttctgTTGTAACTCAGTGTTATCCACTGGAACCGGGagctgagaacacaccagcatttgctcactggagatcagttcttcaactgCATTGATTGTAGAAGGGATTCAAACATCTGACTGTCTGAATTGCCAGATGATTGATCGCAGTGAgatatcattctccttctctcagtgtgggaagggattcactcacagcctacccgcagacacgccagtgagttcacagtggggagaggccattcacctgctcagtgtgagGGAGGGAAACTACCCAGTCATCcagcctgaagatacatcaggAAGTTCACACCACAGTGAGATGCTACACCTGTTCTGACAGCGGGAAGCAATTCATTCTGTCGTCGGTGCTAAATATACATCTGAAAATTCCCCAGTGAGAAGACAGTAACCTGTTTACAtggtgggaaggcattcacacactcaACCATGCCACAgtgacaccagcaagttcacaccggggagaggccaatcacctgctctgtgtgcgaaaggattcactgaatcatctcaactgaatgaacaccagtgagttcacactgaaaAGATgtcgttcacctgcttagactgtgggaagggattcactcgttcatccacactacagagacaccagcgagttcacaccggggagaggccattcacttgctctgaatgtgggaagggattcagtgacTCATCCAAACTTGTGAGGcactaccgagttcacactggggagaggccgttcatttgCTCTGAATGTGGAAAAGGATttgctcggtcatctcaactgactgaacatcagcgagttcacactggggagaaaccgttcagctgctTTCAATGTGGCAAGGGGTTCACCCAGTCATCTCAtctgaaagtacatcagcgaattcacactggggagaaaccgttcagctgcactgaatgtgggaagggatttactgaTTCATTCTCCCTTGTGAAGCActgccgaattcacactggggagaagccattcacgtgctctgaatgtgggaagggattcactgactcatcccaccttgtgaagcactgccgaattcacactggggagaagccattcacatgctctcaatgtgggaagggattcactcagtcgtctCATCTGAatgtacatcagcgaattcacactggggagaagccgttcagctgCTCCGAATGTAGGAAGGGATTCGCTGATTCATACTCCCTTGTGAAGCACatccgaattcacactggggagaagccattcacgtgctctgaatgtgggaagggattcattgactcatcccaccttgtgaagcactgccgaattcacactggggagaagccgttcacgtgtcgtgaatgtgggaaaggattcactgcgTCATCCAACCTGGTGAGGCACTGCcgaactcacactggggagaaaccgttcacctgctcagattgtggaaagggattcactcggtcatcaggCTTGAAAgtccatcagcgagttcacactgggcgaTGCCAGTCACCTGTTCtgattgtgggaatgaattcGCTCAGACATCTCAACTGACTGAACatcaactgctcagactgtgggaaggcattcacacactgatccacactgcagagacagaggtgggttcacactggggtgagtgtgatcacctgctcagactgtgggaaggcattcacacactgatccacactgcagagacagaggtgggttcacactggggtgagtgtgatcacctgctcagactgtgggaaggcattcacacactgatccacactgcagagacagtggtgggttcacactgtggtgagggtggtcacctgctcTGACTGGGATGGGTTTCAATCAGTCATTCATCCTTGTGTCACCGTATCAAGCTTTGACCCAACGTGAATCTGAGAGATCATAAGCTTCAGAGGACGTAATTCACTCAGGTTCACCAATGGAATATTAAAGGCAGTGGTTCAGGGCAGGTTATTTTTGAGCTTTCAGCGGTGGCCACTCCACAGTCAGGATGGATTATCAAGAAAACCTTCATTAGCTGGAGCAAATGGAGCTGTcactgttggagtggacagagttggagcGGAGACTTTGAGGCTTTAATTCTTTGAGGTTTCAGTGGGGAGAGCAGTCAGTCAAAGAAGGCAAAATCATGATGGATGTAGAATTTTTTTTGCCCCTTCTTTACATTTTCTCAGTTGATACAGTGGAGATGACAGGCGGGGTGGTGGAAAGCTGCtttctgggatgtgggaaggcagaggaCCCTGCTgtgtccctgataactacacctgTGAGAAAGGCATCCAGCTTCAGCTCTGAACAATCCACATTACGGAGTtgcagctggaactggatgaactccagatcattcaggaggctgaaggggtgataggtaGGACATTTGAGAGGTATTTGCACCCAAGGTGCACGGcacagggaactgggtgacaGTGAGGAAGAAACTGGACTCTCTGTTTCCCCCTGTGCCCATCCCTCTGAACAACACAGGTATCACTTTAGGTACAGTCGGGGATGGTGGGATGACATGGCAAAGAAAAGTCACAGCAatagggtctctggcactgagcatggcTCTGAGACTGAGAAGGgcagggaggagaagaggtgagctgtgttGTTACGTGGCTTGTTAGCTCAGGGAACTGACAGGATGTTCTGTAGGTGAGAATGAAATTCCAGGATGAATGAAATGAGAATGAAATTCCCTCCTGCATGCTGGCATCTGGGTCATCTCAGGTTGAGTGCTCAGCATTCCCCAggagggtgaacagtgaaggtcgtggtccatgtgggtaacAATGATATGGGCTGGTAGAGTAACAAGGTTAAGttaagggagttcagggagtgagGTGCTAATTGAAAGGACAGCTCCTCCAGGCctgtgatctcaggactgctgtCCGTGTGATGTGGCAGGGAtcagaagattatacagtttaacatgtggctaaagagttggtgcaggagggaggggataagatttttggatcatttgagCTTGTGAGGATTGCTGTGTACAGAGGAGTGAGAGTGTGTAGGTAGGGACAGCACATCACTAACGGAATGTGACTGGGCACAcaggtctctctgtctctctcacaaacacatcagtggagtggggagggaggggagtgagaaggggaaggggaatgaggaggaTGGAGTTCGGACTCCTTCACAAAGTCCCACACtcacccaaccctcccctctgGAATTGGTCCCATTCCCTCCCCAAGATTGGGGGTGAGCATTGAGTCACCTTGCCAACAAGAAAAGGAATTGTTCGATAACATCTGCTTaacacattttgataataaatttacattgaacttgaaCATTGAAATTACTGTTGGTAAAACATGTACTGATGGGAAATGGTCTCAGTGAAGGTCCGAGAGTGGAAAACGAACCGGTGTTCAGCCCCCCCTGCTCCGTGCCAGACAAGAGCCCCTAAATGAGTCTGCCCGTGTGTCTTTTAtttcccttctcaaccccattccctgccctctccccatgacctttgatgcctttactgatCAAGCactgatcaacctctgctttaaataatcacTTGGCAACTGTGCCgtcagtggcaataaattccacaggccCCTCATCTACCTAAATGCATGCTGTCTGGTATTAGGTATTTTGACCCGAAGATTTAAAATGGcagctatctactctatctatatctctttTAATCTTATCAAGCCGTGTCAGGGCACCCTGAGCCTCCTCCACGTCAAAGaagcagcccaagtttgtccgaaCTCTCCTTACACAGTAGCTCatgcctctaatccagacaacatcctggtgaacctcttctgcaaacTCTCTAAATGCTTGATCTCTGCTATTGGACATTTGGACGCAGAAGGTTAAAAGTGGCAGCtctctactctgtctatacctctgGTAATCTGATCAAGCTCTCTCAGCTCATCCTGAGCCGCCTTCAcagcagagaaaacagcccaagtttgtccgaaCTCTCCTTACACAGCAGCTCatgcctctaatccagacaacatcctggtgaacctctgcaTTGCTGTCCTAAACCCAGCGGAGTAATAGGCTTTAAGTAAATAAATGGTGCGTTGTTGATtaataagagtgtcaaaggtgacGGGgcaaaggcagcagaatggggtttagagggataatccAATAGtcgtgatcgaatggtggagaagactcaatggacgGAATGAGTATTTCAGTTCCTATGACTTGTGGTGAGATGGCGGAGCGGTGGGGAGTAAGGTGAGTGTCAAGTCAAACTTGAGTTTCTAGAAAGCATTGGGAcctagaggcaaaagaaaataatatttatatggtTAAAAGCAAGAACAAGAATTTACTGATAGACCAGACAGAACCTACTGCCTGAAACAGTTTGGTATCAGTTTGCATCATCACGCCGGCAGTCCGAGAGCAGCGTTGGAATCTGCGGTAAGATGCCGAACTTTAAATAACTGGAGACCGTTTCATGGAAAAGAGCACCGCTGTCACTGCGTTTGAGTTAACTCCGACACGGGGCCCATCGCGCGCAGGCGCTTCTTGGAGATGACGTGGGGCTTAAGAGCTCGCGAAC
It encodes:
- the LOC132387606 gene encoding gastrula zinc finger protein XlCGF49.1-like; translated protein: MSFTCLDCGKGFTRSSTLQRHQRVHTGERPFTCSECGKGFSDSSKLVRHYRVHTGERPFICSECGKGFARSSQLTEHQRVHTGEKPFSCFQCGKGFTQSSHLKVHQRIHTGEKPFSCTECGKGFTDSFSLGFTQSSHLNVHQRIHTGEKPFSCSECLKVHQRVHTGRCQSPVLIVGMNSLRHLN